A stretch of the Saccharolobus caldissimus genome encodes the following:
- a CDS encoding glycosyltransferase: protein MISVVIPTLNSERTIRTAVKSAMEKADEVIVVDSFSTDKTVEIAEKEGAKVLQVKGSRLIARIEGAKIAKGDYIVNLDADMYFSQSFQPTNIESKVIALGEITVGRGIVYKIMKLDREITHKKWKRFEDEEFLQNVNAVRF, encoded by the coding sequence GTGATAAGTGTAGTAATCCCAACACTTAACAGTGAAAGGACTATAAGAACTGCAGTAAAATCTGCTATGGAAAAGGCTGATGAGGTAATAGTTGTGGACTCATTTTCAACTGACAAAACGGTGGAAATCGCGGAAAAAGAGGGAGCAAAAGTCCTCCAAGTCAAAGGAAGTAGGTTAATCGCGAGGATTGAGGGGGCTAAGATTGCCAAAGGAGATTATATTGTAAACCTTGACGCTGACATGTACTTTTCACAAAGCTTTCAACCAACGAACATAGAGAGTAAAGTTATAGCATTGGGGGAAATAACCGTGGGGAGAGGGATTGTATACAAGATAATGAAACTGGATAGGGAAATAACACACAAGAAGTGGAAGCGATTTGAAGATGAAGAATTTTTGCAAAACGTTAACGCGGTGCGATTCTGA
- a CDS encoding glycosyltransferase family 2 protein → MFSIQIPVLHGKYLREVFESIRLQSLQDYEVVIVNSGGKEISELIKEYGFKEIRKDVKLLEARYLANKESRGDYALLLDETRPLRRDALQILSKNLHDMVIIGERELGDSFWVKAAQLDKDNIMLCNTPEAIKGFALPRLFRRELLTGALERLKVNLGEKFNQVIFPDHELIYYEASRLSNDVFVLKDELIYHYGDYSLKEIVRKYYRYGRSLKVLKGTPYSFMMSIGRKRRRVCVGGFRGRLILYTLYLARGIPFLVGKFS, encoded by the coding sequence GTGTTCTCAATTCAAATCCCCGTGCTTCACGGCAAATACTTGAGGGAGGTATTTGAGTCCATTAGACTCCAATCACTTCAAGATTACGAAGTTGTAATAGTGAATTCTGGCGGTAAAGAGATAAGTGAGTTAATCAAGGAATACGGCTTCAAGGAGATTCGAAAAGATGTTAAACTTTTGGAAGCCCGCTATTTAGCGAATAAGGAAAGTAGGGGGGATTATGCACTTCTTCTTGACGAAACTAGGCCTTTAAGGAGGGACGCCTTACAGATTCTCTCTAAAAACCTTCACGATATGGTTATAATTGGGGAGAGGGAGTTAGGAGACTCTTTTTGGGTTAAAGCAGCTCAACTAGATAAGGATAACATCATGCTGTGTAATACTCCGGAGGCTATTAAGGGTTTCGCTCTACCAAGGTTGTTTAGGAGGGAATTGCTAACTGGCGCGTTAGAGAGGTTAAAGGTTAATTTGGGTGAGAAGTTTAATCAAGTCATCTTCCCCGATCACGAGTTGATTTATTACGAGGCTTCCCGCCTATCTAATGACGTTTTCGTGCTTAAGGACGAGTTGATTTATCATTACGGCGATTATAGTCTGAAGGAGATCGTTAGGAAGTATTATCGTTACGGTAGGAGTTTGAAAGTGCTAAAGGGCACTCCCTATTCCTTCATGATGTCTATAGGCAGGAAGAGGAGGAGAGTGTGTGTAGGCGGTTTTAGAGGGCGTTTAATTCTTTACACGCTCTATTTAGCGAGAGGTATTCCATTCCTAGTCGGTAAGTTTAGTTAG